One Babylonia areolata isolate BAREFJ2019XMU chromosome 20, ASM4173473v1, whole genome shotgun sequence DNA segment encodes these proteins:
- the LOC143295436 gene encoding LOW QUALITY PROTEIN: kelch-like ECH-associated protein 1 (The sequence of the model RefSeq protein was modified relative to this genomic sequence to represent the inferred CDS: deleted 1 base in 1 codon), translating into MAQTPPMACYRPKPMMTQKPADGSMLFNIMKHPKEAMEVMHNLLVSRKLCDISLKIGSEEVKAHKLVLASASPYFRAMFTGGMREEDMSCITLQGMSACTLNTLVEFAYTSEVRISESNVCHLLAAATMLQMSHVVEACSVFLEHQLDPSNCIGIAEFAAAHGCLELEQKARTFILKRFCEVIQGEEFNTLTYGQVCALLSKDELNIKCESEVYKAVIRWVQHDMDNRLCKLDSLLAGVRLTNLAPCFLEQQLKNCPILRKQPQCVKTLADQLEKLKMHKAGGDCPRMPCFPLVIFCVGGYLRQSLSNFECYNPKTLQWHRLPDLPTPRSGLGAVMVKGSLYVVGGRNNSHEGNMDSDGLNMFDAMRHIWVPRRPMSVPRNRVAVGVIDNMIYAVGGSQGQTHHNSAERYNPETDTWEMIASMRTRRIGVGCAVINRLLFVVGGFDGVNRLSCVECYNPEKNEWKSVAPMNTMRSGAGVVAMGSYIYAVGGYDSSCQLRSVERYNLEKNCWQFMTPMNSPRSALSVAVVCNRLYALGGYDGHNFLTSVEMYNPDTNDWKEVTTMTCGRSGHGVTVGAEPPLR; encoded by the exons atgGCACAGACACCCCCCATGGCCTGCTACAGGCCTAAACCCATGATGACCCAGAAACCTGCTGACGGCAGCATGCTGTTCAACATCATGAAGCACCCCAAGGAGGCCATGGAGGTGATGCACAACCTGCTTGTGTCCCGCAAACTGTGCGACATCTCCCTGAAGATCGGCAGTGAGGAGGTGAAGGCCCACAAGCTGGTCCTGGCCTCGGCATCCCCCTACTTCAGGGCCATGTTCACAGGGGGCATGCGGGAGGAGGATATGTCTTGCATCACTCTACAGGGCATGTCGGCCTGCACTCTGAACACGCTGGTGGAGTTTGCCTACACCTCAGAGGTGCGGATATCGGAGAGCAACGTGTGCCACCTGTTGGCGGCGGCGACCATGCTGCAGATGTCGCACGTGGTGGAGGCCTGCTCTGTGTTCCTGGAGCACCAGCTGGACCCCTCAAACTGCATCGGCATCGCAGAGTTTGCCGCCGCCCACGGCTGTCTGGAGCTGGAGCAGAAGGCGCGGACATTCATCCTGAAGCGTTTCTGTGAGGTGATCCAGGGGGAGGAATTCAACACCCTTACCTACGGCCAGGTGTGTGCTCTGCTCAGCAAGGATGAGCTCAACATCAAGTGTGAGTCAGAGGTCTACAAGGCTGTCATTCGCTGGGTCCAGCATGACATGGACAATCGGCTGTGCAAGCTGGACTCGCTGTTGGCTGGTGTGCGGCTGACCAACCTGGCACCGTGCTTCTTGGAGCAGCAGCTGAAGAACTGCCCCATTCTCAGGAAGCAGCCTCAGTGTGTGAAGACTCTGGCTGACCAGCTGGAGAAGCTGAAAATGCACAAGGCAGGGGGAGACTGTCCTCGCATGCCTTGCTTTCCGCTGGTGATATTCTGTGTTGGGGGCTACCTGCGTCAGTCACTTAGCAACTTTGAGTGTTACAACCCCAAGACGTTGCAGTGGCACCGCCTCCCTGACCTCCCGACCCCTCGCAGTGGGCTGGGGGCA GTGATGGTGAAGGGGTCACTGTATGTGGTCGGGGGCAGGAACAATTCCCATGAAGGCAACATGGACTCTGACGGACTCAACATGTTTGACGCCATGCGACACATCTGGGTGCCGCGGAGACCCATGTCAGTTCCCAGGAACCGTGTGGCAGTGGGAGTGATCGACAACATGATCTACGCTGTGGGCGGCTCACAAGGCCAGACCCACCACAACTCCGCTGAGAG ATACAACCCAGAAACGGACACATGGGAGATGATCGCCAGCATGAGGACTCGGCGTATCGGTGTGGGCTGTGCTGTCATCAACCGTCTGCTGTTTGTGGTTGGCGGCTTCGACGGCGTCAACAGGTTGAGTTGTGTGGAGTGTTACAACCCGGAGAAAAACGAATGGAAGTCTGTGGCGCCGATGAACACAATGCGAAGCGGAGCAG GGGTCGTTGCTATGGGGTCGTACATCTACGCGGTGGGTGGCTATGACAGCTCATGTCAGCTGCGGTCAGTTGAGCGGTACAACCTTGAGAAGAACTGCTGGCAGTTCATGACGCCCATGAACAGTCCTCGCTCTGCCCTCAGTGTGGCCGTCGTCTGTAACCGTCTCTACGCTCTGG